The Sphingopyxis fribergensis DNA segment CGGGCGTGCGCTCGGCCGCCTCGTCGCGGGGCGTGGCGGCCCGCGCGACCTCGCGCAGCTGCGCGATGCGCTCGGTGGCGCAAGGCTGCTGCGCGAACGGCTCGCGCGTCGGCCCGACCTGCCGCCTTTGCTCATGCGGCTGCTTCCCGGACTCGACGGCCACGGGACGCTCGTCGACGAACTCAGCCGCGCGCTGATCGAAACCCCGCCGGTCGACGCCGCGCAGGGCGGTTATGTCGCCGAAGGCTACGATCATGCGCTCGACGCGCTCCGCGAAACCGCGCGCGACGGGCGCAAGGCCATCGCCGCGCTCGAAGCCGACTATCGCGACCGCACCGGCATCGCTTCGCTCAAGATCCGCCACAATGGCGTGCTCGGCTATCATGTCGAGGTGCCGGCGAAGCACGCCGACGCGCTGATGGCGCCCGAATCAGGCTTCACCCATCGCCAGACGCTTGCGGGCGTCGTGCGCTTCAATTCCGCGGACCTCCACGAAGCCGCGAGCCGGGTGACGCAGGCGGGTGTTCATGCGATCGCCGCCGAGGCCGCGCATCTCGAATTGCTGACCGATGCCGCGATCGCGCGGCGCGAAGCAATCGCTGCTTCCTGCGATGTGCTTGCGCGCATCGACGTTGCCGCGGCGCTCGCCGACCATGCGATGAGCCACAATTGGTGCCGTCCCGACCTCGCCGACACCCCGTGCCTCGACGTCACGGGCGGGCGGCATCCGGTGGTCGAAGCCGCGCTCGCGAAATCGGGCGAACGCTTCGTCCCCAACGATGTCTCGCTCTCGACAAGCGATCGCCTGTGGCTCGTCACCGGCCCGAACATGGGCGGTAAATCGACCTTCCTCCGCCAGAATGCACTGATCGTCGTGCTCGCGCAGGCGGGCGGCTTTGTCCCGGCCGCGTCGGCGAAACTCGGGCTCGTCGACCGGTTGTTCAGCCGTGTCGGCGCGAGCGACAATCTCGCGCGCGGGCGCTCGACCTTCATGGTCGAGATGGTCGAGACCGCGGCGATCCTCGCGCAGGCGACCCCGCAAAGCTTCGTCATCCTCGACGAGGTTGGGCGCGGCACCTCGACCTACGACGGGCTCGCGCTCGCCTGGTCGGTGGTCGAGGCGGTGCATGAGGTCAACAAGTGCCGCTGCCTCTTCGCGACGCACTATCACGAACTGACGCGCCTCGCCGAAACGCTGGGCGCGCTCTCGCTCCACCACGTCCGCGCGCGCGAATGGCAGGGCGATCTGGTGCTGCTCCACGAACTGGCCGAGGGGCCCGCCGACCGCAGCTACGGCCTTGCGGTCGCACGCCTCGCGGGGGTTCCCGCGGGTGTCGTCAAGCGCGCCGAGGCGGTGCTCGCCAAGCTCGAGGCAGGGCGCGAGAAAACCGGCGGGCTCGCCGCAGGCCTCGATGACCTGCCGCTGTTCGCCGCGACGCTTGCCGAAGCGCCCGCCGCAGCGAAGGACGCGCTGCGCGAGGCGCTCGCGGGCATCGATCCCGACGCGCTTGCGCCGCGCGAGGCGCTCGACACGCTGTACGCGCTCAAGCGGTTGATCGCCGACGAATCATGAGCGAGCTGTTCGACAATCTCGACCATCGCCGCGCGATCATCGACCGGCGCGATCTGGCGGCGCAGCTTGACGCGATCGCCGCCGAAAGCAGCGATTCGGGAACGCGCCGCCGCGCGATGGTCGATCTCCTCAAGGCGGCGCTGGAGGATGGCCGCGCCGAGATCGAGCGCCGACTGCTCGAACGGCCTTCCTCGGGCCGCGTCGCGGCGAATGCGATGGCGTTCCTGATCGACCAGATCGTCCGGCTCAGCCATGATTTCACCACCGGCCATCTCTATCCCTCGGCCAACCGATCGGCGGGCGAACGCATCACGCTGATCGCGGTGGGCGGTTATGGGCGCGGCGAAATGGCGCCGCATAGCGACATCGACATCGGCTTCCTAACCCCGTTCAAGCAGACGAGCTGGACCGAACAGGTGATCGAGGCGCAGCTTTATACCTTGTGGGATCTCGGGCTGAAGGTCGGTCATTCGAGCCGCTCGCTCGACGAGATGGTGCGCTCCGCGAAGGAGGATTTGACGATCCGCACCGCGCTGCTCGAAGGGCGCTTCATCTGGGGCGACCGCGCACTTTACGACCAGGCTTCGGCACGCTTCGATGCCGAGGTCGTCGCGGGCAATGCGCGCGCCTTCGTTGCCGAAAAACTTGCCGAACGCGACGAGCGTCACAAGCGCATGGGTGATTCGCGCTACGTCGTCGAACCCAATGTGAAGGAAGGAAAGGGGGGCTTGCGCGATCTTCACACGCTCTTCTGGATCGGAAAATTCATCCATCGCGTGCGCACCGTTCCCGAACTGGTCGGCGCGGGGCTGCTATCGGCACGTGAGCTTCGCCAGTTCGAGCGCGCCGAAAATTTCCTGCTCGCGGTGCGCTGCCACCTCCACACCCTCGCCGGGCGCGCCGAGGACCGGCTGACCTTCGATTTCCAGCGCGAGATCGCGCAACGCATGCACTTCGCCGACCGTCCGGGCAAAAGCTCGGTCGAGCGGTTCATGCAGCTCTATTTCCTCCATGCGAAAAGCGTCGGCGACGTCACCGGCACCTTCCTCGCGCATCTCGACGACCAGATGGCGGCGCGCGGGCGGCGGTTTCTCCCGACGATCCGGCGGCGCCCGGGCAAGCTCCACGGCTTCGTCCTTGATCGCGGCCGGCTTGCGCTGCCCAGCGACGATTTCTTTCAACAGGACCCGGTGCGGCTGGTCGAGATTTTTGCGCTCGCCGACAAGCATGGCCTCGAAATCCACCCGCAGGCGATGCGTCAGGCGCGCCACGATGCGAAACTGATCGACGCGCGGGGGGTGCGGCGCATTCCGCGCGCCAATGCGCTGTTCCTCGACGTGCTGACCTCCCCGCGCGATCCCGAAACGGTGCTACGCTGGATGAACGAGGCGGGGGTGTTCGGCCGTTTCGTTCCCGATTTCGGCCGCGTCGTCGCCCAGATGCAGTTCGACATGTATCACCACTACACCGTCGACGAGCATACGATCCGCGCGATCGGGCTGCTCGCCGATATCGAGCAGAGCCGACTGCAGGAGGATCATCCGCTGTCGACCGCGATCATGGACCAGATCCATTCGCGGCGCGTCATCTATGTCGCGGTGCTTCTCCACGATATCGCCAAGGGGCGCGGCGGCGACCATAGCGTGCTTGGTGCCGAACTCGCGCTGCGGGTATGTCCGCGGCTGGGACTCAACGAGGCCGAGACCGAGACCGTCTCGTGGCTCGTCCGATATCACCTGCTGATGTCGGCCACCGCATTCAAACGCGACCTCGCCGATTTCAAGACGATCCTCGATTTCGCGCAGGTCGTGCAGTCGCCCGAACGTCTGCGCTTGTTGCTCGTGCTCACGGTCGTCGACATCCGCGCGGTCGGCCCCGGGGTGTGGAACGGCTGGAAACGCCAACTGCTCACCGAGCTGTACGATGCCGCCGAAGAAGTGCTTCGTCTCGGCCACAAGCAGCGCGGCCGCGAACAACGGATCGCGAGTAAGAAGGAAGCGGTCGCGGCGCAATTCGGTTTCGACCAGAAAGTCTTCGACAAGGTCGCGAAGCGCCTTCCCGAAAGCTATTGGATCGCCGAACCCGTCGAAGTCATCGCCGCCAATCTGGTTCACATACGCCAGGCGGGCGACGCGCCGCTGCATATCGCTGCGGTCCCCGACGACGATCGCGGCGCGACCTTGGTGATGGTGCTCGCCGCCGACCATCCGGGGCTTTTCTATCGCATCGCGGGCGGCATTCACCTTGCCGGCGGCAACATCATCGACGCGCGCATCCACACGACGCGCGA contains these protein-coding regions:
- the mutS gene encoding DNA mismatch repair protein MutS, with protein sequence MPVTARSAANTNSPAPAATPMMAQYWSLKDKAGDCLLFYRMGDFFELFFDDAKAAAATLDIALTSRGEHDGQPVAMCGVPVHAAESYLARLIRAGHRVAIAEQIETPAEAKARGGSKALVARDIVRFVTAGTLTEESLLEGRSANRLAALAQIGSDGDVAIAAADISTGRFEVVAVRSEQVDAELARLAPSELLLSESAEELPISSARQIVRRPPADFSSTSAQKRLETFFGVQTLDGFGQFGRGEIAAMGALVAYLDHVGTGGPTFLQPPLRHLASGRMAIDAATRESLELVRTMAGARDGSLLGTIDRTVTAAGARLLADDLASPLTDKDAILDRLDLVDGLARDSLWRGELRAALRALPDAGRALGRLVAGRGGPRDLAQLRDALGGARLLRERLARRPDLPPLLMRLLPGLDGHGTLVDELSRALIETPPVDAAQGGYVAEGYDHALDALRETARDGRKAIAALEADYRDRTGIASLKIRHNGVLGYHVEVPAKHADALMAPESGFTHRQTLAGVVRFNSADLHEAASRVTQAGVHAIAAEAAHLELLTDAAIARREAIAASCDVLARIDVAAALADHAMSHNWCRPDLADTPCLDVTGGRHPVVEAALAKSGERFVPNDVSLSTSDRLWLVTGPNMGGKSTFLRQNALIVVLAQAGGFVPAASAKLGLVDRLFSRVGASDNLARGRSTFMVEMVETAAILAQATPQSFVILDEVGRGTSTYDGLALAWSVVEAVHEVNKCRCLFATHYHELTRLAETLGALSLHHVRAREWQGDLVLLHELAEGPADRSYGLAVARLAGVPAGVVKRAEAVLAKLEAGREKTGGLAAGLDDLPLFAATLAEAPAAAKDALREALAGIDPDALAPREALDTLYALKRLIADES
- a CDS encoding [protein-PII] uridylyltransferase → MSELFDNLDHRRAIIDRRDLAAQLDAIAAESSDSGTRRRAMVDLLKAALEDGRAEIERRLLERPSSGRVAANAMAFLIDQIVRLSHDFTTGHLYPSANRSAGERITLIAVGGYGRGEMAPHSDIDIGFLTPFKQTSWTEQVIEAQLYTLWDLGLKVGHSSRSLDEMVRSAKEDLTIRTALLEGRFIWGDRALYDQASARFDAEVVAGNARAFVAEKLAERDERHKRMGDSRYVVEPNVKEGKGGLRDLHTLFWIGKFIHRVRTVPELVGAGLLSARELRQFERAENFLLAVRCHLHTLAGRAEDRLTFDFQREIAQRMHFADRPGKSSVERFMQLYFLHAKSVGDVTGTFLAHLDDQMAARGRRFLPTIRRRPGKLHGFVLDRGRLALPSDDFFQQDPVRLVEIFALADKHGLEIHPQAMRQARHDAKLIDARGVRRIPRANALFLDVLTSPRDPETVLRWMNEAGVFGRFVPDFGRVVAQMQFDMYHHYTVDEHTIRAIGLLADIEQSRLQEDHPLSTAIMDQIHSRRVIYVAVLLHDIAKGRGGDHSVLGAELALRVCPRLGLNEAETETVSWLVRYHLLMSATAFKRDLADFKTILDFAQVVQSPERLRLLLVLTVVDIRAVGPGVWNGWKRQLLTELYDAAEEVLRLGHKQRGREQRIASKKEAVAAQFGFDQKVFDKVAKRLPESYWIAEPVEVIAANLVHIRQAGDAPLHIAAVPDDDRGATLVMVLAADHPGLFYRIAGGIHLAGGNIIDARIHTTRDGLALDNFLVQDPLGRPFDEPGQIGRLTRAIEDALANRHKLLPKLEARALPRTRAEAFRVAPNVFVDNKASNRFTVIEVNAQDRPALLNQLAYALFQSKVTVHSAHVATYGERAVDTFYVTDLIGDKIDSAARVKSLEKRLLEAATSQSEEAVAA